The sequence below is a genomic window from Candidatus Epulonipiscium sp..
GCTTCTTCTATTTCATTCATAATTTCAGGGAATTCACTTTCGTATTGCTGAATCTTACTAAGAATCCTATTTTTACTTATTAATCTTCCCTTTAAGGATTCTTTTTCCTCTATTACAGCTTTATAATCAAAAAGAAGATGCCTAATACGCTTTAAATCTTCAGCAGTCAATAATTTAAACTTTTCAAGTTCTTTTGCTTTCTTAGATAACTCTTGAAGCATCTTCAGTAAGTTAATTTTTTGTTTACCTATATCCATCAATTCTTCGCAAAGGGCATTGGCTTTCTGGGCATCATCATAAAATTCATCTTTTTGATATAATTCATCAAATTTCTTTATTTTGTTTCTAAAAAAAACACCAAAAGTAATTTTATTTAAAAAAACTGTCATGACTCTATTTAACTTACCTATAAATTCAGACATATTACCCCTCATTGTTTTTGATTTTTGTTATATTATATCATATATCTTTTTATTGGTATAAGAAAAATGAATTTATACTGCTTTAAGAGATATATTCTAAAATAAAGTTTTCCCAAATGTTCTCTATCTCTTCTTTTATCAGCTCATTTTTTAGGTAAACAAAATTAAACTCTCTTTGAAGGACAAAGTCTTTTATTTTAATCTCCCTCAATTCTCCTTCTTTTATTTCTTTTCTTACAGCATCCTCATACATAAATCCAATGCCTATATCATTTTTTATCATTTCTTTTGTTATGTTTACGTTCCCTATCTCTATAATCTTTTTAAAGCTATTTAAAGTATAATTTCCATCGAATAATCCCCTCTCAAGTACCTCTCTTGAACCCGAACCCTTTTCCCGGATTATGATTGTTTCATCCTTAAGATCGTCTAGATATACTATTTTTTTAGATGCTAGTTCATGTTTTGGTGAAGCCACTAATATAAACCTTGCCACCTTGAATAATCTGGTTTCATACTCAGCTTTGTTAAACAA
It includes:
- a CDS encoding LysR family transcriptional regulator, with translation MLDIRVDSFLAVYKNKSYTKAAEELNITQPAVTQHIQFLERYYGCKFFKYSNRELRFTSEGKLFYKYILNAKGNEQIIMKKLEEVQKEKKTLSFAATLTIGEFTLAPIVGDFIRKLSNYDITMYVDNTEVVLDMLQKGEILFALIEGLFNKAEYETRLFKVARFILVASPKHELASKKIVYLDDLKDETIIIREKGSGSREVLERGLFDGNYTLNSFKKIIEIGNVNITKEMIKNDIGIGFMYEDAVRKEIKEGELREIKIKDFVLQREFNFVYLKNELIKEEIENIWENFILEYIS